The Allocatelliglobosispora scoriae genome contains a region encoding:
- the recO gene encoding DNA repair protein RecO, with product MPGMRRPLFRDDAVVLRAQKLGESDRIVTLLTRRHGRIRAVARGVRKMTSKYGARLEPFGHVDVQWAQGSGLHTVSQAEGISLFGKHFVEDYSRYTTASAIVETAERLSPEEGEPTLRLFQLTLGALRALSVGDHATSLVLDAFLLRAMAEAGWAPALTACAVCASPGTHRAFSVPAGGVVCSNCRPPGAGHPSPATLDLMIALMGGDWSVADAAARAEGRECSGLVAAHLQWHLERALRSLPLVDRGER from the coding sequence GTGCCCGGGATGCGACGACCACTCTTCCGCGATGACGCGGTCGTCCTCCGTGCGCAGAAACTCGGCGAGTCCGACCGCATCGTCACCCTGCTCACCCGCAGACACGGCCGGATCAGGGCTGTTGCCCGGGGCGTCCGCAAGATGACCTCGAAATACGGTGCCCGGCTCGAGCCCTTCGGCCACGTCGACGTCCAGTGGGCGCAGGGGAGCGGGCTGCACACGGTCTCCCAGGCGGAGGGGATCAGCCTCTTCGGCAAGCACTTCGTCGAGGACTACTCGCGTTACACGACGGCGTCGGCGATCGTCGAGACGGCCGAGCGGTTGAGCCCGGAGGAGGGCGAGCCGACGCTGCGGCTGTTCCAGCTCACGCTGGGGGCGCTGCGGGCGCTCTCCGTCGGCGATCACGCCACCAGCCTGGTGCTCGACGCGTTTCTGCTGCGGGCGATGGCGGAGGCGGGCTGGGCACCGGCGCTCACCGCCTGTGCGGTCTGTGCCAGCCCGGGCACGCACCGGGCTTTCTCCGTACCGGCCGGGGGTGTGGTGTGTTCCAACTGCCGACCGCCCGGCGCGGGCCATCCCAGCCCGGCCACCCTCGACCTGATGATCGCCCTGATGGGGGGCGACTGGTCGGTCGCCGACGCGGCCGCGCGCGCGGAGGGGCGGGAATGTAGCGGACTTGTGGCGGCGCACTTGCAGTGGCACCTGGAAAGAGCGCTACGCTCGCTGCCGTTGGTTGATCGAGGAGAGCGGTAA
- a CDS encoding DUF4276 family protein, whose protein sequence is MLIAEGSSDCYFLPGVLSRGLEKLIQDCPSHVDVQEVEQYSLYSIADHADLRRSLESDGGDYDLIFVHRDYRKADEWFHSFFRTLEPLGLRNVVKVIPVQTTEAWMLADGDALRVASGSSGLSDRQLGVPRRPSEVERIPAPKTLVQGLLPDTKSHYNLLAENIRLEQLEQVPSYQRWAQDTRAALSSLGFMR, encoded by the coding sequence GTGCTGATCGCGGAGGGATCCTCAGACTGCTACTTCCTTCCCGGCGTGCTGAGCAGAGGGCTGGAGAAGCTGATTCAGGACTGCCCGTCGCACGTGGATGTGCAAGAGGTCGAGCAGTACAGCCTGTACTCGATCGCTGACCATGCCGATCTGCGCCGCAGTCTCGAATCCGACGGAGGCGACTACGACTTGATCTTCGTCCATCGGGATTACCGGAAAGCCGACGAGTGGTTCCACTCGTTCTTTCGTACGCTTGAGCCGTTGGGCCTTCGCAATGTGGTCAAGGTGATCCCTGTCCAGACCACCGAAGCGTGGATGCTGGCTGATGGCGATGCCCTGCGAGTCGCCTCTGGCTCCTCTGGGCTGAGTGATCGGCAGTTGGGCGTCCCTCGACGCCCCTCGGAGGTTGAGCGGATCCCCGCACCCAAGACCCTGGTTCAGGGCCTGCTTCCAGACACGAAGTCGCACTACAACCTGCTGGCGGAAAACATCAGGTTGGAGCAGTTGGAGCAGGTTCCGTCATACCAGAGATGGGCGCAAGACACCCGTGCTGCTCTATCGAGCTTGGGATTCATGCGCTGA